The following DNA comes from Thunnus thynnus chromosome 3, fThuThy2.1, whole genome shotgun sequence.
tttgcGTGGGgtttgtgtgatgctcaaaacaatttatcctccattttacagccgcaacagtagtgATGGAGCAGGCTACAGCGGAGCCTATGACATGAGCacgtgttgacagtgtttttgtaattacgctcactgccagaagggggagacaaaagtcccgcacactacagctttaaaatgattttagtGATATTATACAACACATTGAACACTAAATGCTTTGAAATAGAACCTTTACAATTACCTTCTCGACaacctctctgtctcctctgtagGCGCTTGTAGACATGGGCTGTGTGACGAAGAGAACTCTGGTGAAAGGTCCTAAACCCTCACTCTTCACCCGCTCGGTGTGCCAGACCAAAAGTGAGACAGAAGTGAAGATTGAGGAACCAGATGCTGTGTTTTATGAGCCCACCATCAGCTGCTCCCTCAGGCTCAGTCAGGTGTTACCCAACGAGCGCCACTGGAACTACTGCATACAGTGAGAGTAACCGTGGAAGTCACATGGCCTGTACTGTCCTGGCTCGTCTCTGTTTCACATCCGTTTCATTATCAAGTTTCAGGTAATCAGGTTCTTTGACAGATTAAAACTGATTAGGTTCATTTCTGGTTTTACAGAACAGAgactttttgtacatttttttttttattcatgaatttttttcagttgtggaagttttgtttttttttttgtcttaaattaaattttgttttttgtgttcagGATTTTGTAttgaaaatatcttaaaattctaaataaaaatggattaaatTACATTGATGACTCATTGTATCTTTGTGTTGCTGCAAAGTGAACATGTGTTAAATGTTGAGTGACAAGTAGAGATTCTCAGTCTCATGCCAGGATTGTTCAACCTCAGATTAGCAAACTGGATTATATACTGGTCATTTAGTACTGGACCAGGTCTTTACAATACAGAAAGGGTCCGTTTGCTTGGGTTCTGTCAAGGTTGTGCATCCTTACTGATTCTCATTATGATTTTACTGGACAAAATCCCTAAATTCACAGATTGTCGTCAATGAAATAGTTCTGATTGGATTCATCAAACCAGCGTGAAGTACTTGGGAAAAGATTCAGCACCTCCAAGTCATCTGTAGAACTTAATATATTAAAACTTCTATTTGTTTGCCAGCCAGAAAACATGGATGTAGTCTTCCTCTTTGCCTTTCCTGGCTTGTTGCTGCATTTCTTGGCGCGTTACCACAAACAACGTGTCACCTGTGTGCTGCCGCCCTCGTTAACATGCACAGGTGCAAACTAAACactcatcaaaacattgctccatagcgcTAGTAGTGGTCAAAccctccacagggtacctttttaaaggataggttcacaatttttaaagtctgtcttaaaacaacagtcaggtgtccatatgaacactgaaaaaggttttccttgctttaatcattcctcttgttcatagaGGAActcattaaaagatccccttcaaatgcacttttaatgtaagtgatgggagccaaaatccacagtctgtcCAACGTTCGCAAAATGTTCAATGGAAccaatagttgtttgctgaggTACTCGTTAAGATGCATCAGGTCGACTCCGGCTGCTTTGTTGGCACGTCATACCCCTCTGTCCCTGTTTCTGCCATTTCTTTCCATATTCAAACTGTTTAATTAAggcaaaaatgaagaaaaaacaatttgggggggggggggactgcaTCACAAAGGGTCAAAATGAATTTGTAGATGAGACTTCAATATttgatttttcatatttttgcaattttatGCATAGAGAGAGGGTTAAATATTCAAAATGGAATAACAATTGTTTTATaaatttgattataaaaatgCAATAACTCTGAAAAGGAGGAAAGGCAATCGTGCTGCTTTAAGACAGCTGTTAATGGCAGTGTTTGTTTTCGTAAAAAGGTAGTGTAATTACCGGTAAGTGGTACAGATGGTTTTGTAATCGCTGACATCCAGAATTCCAATTCGCTGATGGTACATTATGAATTTGGCAGAAAACAGACTCTACGTGACATCTAATTGTATTCTAATTTTGTGACTCTGCTGCTCTTTTCCACACTCACCTTAGTGTCATCAAAATACCTCCATTGAGATTGTTATTCTAATACAGAGTCATGCATTCTACATTTGCCTTTAATGGGACataaagataataaagaaaTGATAAAGAATAAAGGACAGATTTGAGGAGTGGTACATGATTTTAATCATGGGAGGGCTCTCAGGAAGCTAAGCGATAAAGATCAATCCGGTTCAGCTGAACAATGTTTCTCTGTAGCTCTGCACAAATCATGAGTGCCAAACTTCCTGTACTTTGTACACCAAATGTACCAAagtttaagttttgttttgctttgtagATTACCTCTGGGCCGACAGATATCATGTGCACAGATCAATATGTATGAGTGGTAACTTGGTGGTGACTAGTTCAGTGGGTCAGACCACCAGCTTATGCGGTTAATCAATGAGGAAACTGAGGAAGGGTGGTGAGAATCGCTCCTGTGAGAATGTGTTCCCTAAAATGATaaagctggtgattttctatgtttttcttattgttataTCACGTAGAGAGCCAAATCAACAATGATCTGATCTACTTatgaaactattaaaaacacatcaatgagtcacaccgctgcactgttCCTTAGTCCTGAAGAGTGTGaatacagtagtttgtttagaaacgccTTcgaagagtaaaaacagcacagtggtggaaagtaactgagtacattcACTTAAGTACTGtgcttaagtataattttgaggtgcttgtactttacttgGGAATTTCCATTTGATACtattttatacttccactccactacatttcagagggaaatggaGACATGGAGATTAACTGTTGAGTTATGGCGACCACCTGTTGAGCCTGTTAATCAGCCTACTTTTGGAGGTGCGATCAGATCACTTATTTATGATGGAAGGTCACAGGTTGATGAAATTTTACTTGAGccataatgtgtttttgttgtatttatgtgtatgtgatatgatattttttttctggttcTTTTCACACTGATGTTGTTGATGATGGTTTTAAGATTCTATTGTTGCTGttaagctcactaattaacagttaattatATCTACATACATACTAAAACTGAAGCATAAAAATGATCAACTGGTTACCTTAGTGAAAAatctataaaacaataaaaccaaagtTAGAGAAGGGAGCTAATAGACAGTCGTACTGTGACCTAGTGTCCATCAACCATGGTGAGAGGGATTGGCAGTATGATATCtgtaaaaacaagacagataccaccacaaacaaaagaaacacagactAAATAATGTGCCACTACATACCTCAAACTATGAAAGGTGAATGAACTCCCAGAGCACCAACTACACCTGTGACTGGAGGCCACCACCAACTGCAGTactaaaagcaaaaagaaaacatttaaaaaactttaaactttagcagattccaggtacaacatctgaggtctctgtctaGAGGAGCGCAGTCctaagacacaccaccaccaccaccaccaccacatgGGAAGGGGATATtcttatttttacttaaataaaagatcggagtacttcttccaccactgataatgtgtgtgtatcagagtAAGTATGATTAGATGTGATGATTAGTAAGCGGCGTTCCGCAAAAACCAcaagtttttttcatttctttaatcATTACGACACGAGTGGGAAGCAGGTATCCTCCCATTCATAGCTTTCTTTAGCACGTTTACTTTCAATTTCAGTCATACCTTTTGTCGGACTGTGGCTCAACGTTTTTTATTACCAGGAGCTCTGTTTGCTCACAAGACTGACGGGacatcatgttttctctctgttacgCATTTCTCGCTGTTTCTTTGCTGGACTCTCTGCACGACTTTCATGTGTCCAGCTGTGGTGAGTCTTCTACACTTGTCGCTCCGCCACAATGAGCGTTTACTGCTTCATGTAGACGAAATGAATGATGTAAAAGTTGCCACACAGCCTAGATATACGCCGCCAAACACAGCttagtgtgttgttttgtttggttgtttatttatttatttatttttaatgttttcaacaCTTGTATATGAGATGGGatcaaaagtgtgtgtgtgtgtgtgtgtgtgtgtgtgtgtgtgtgtgtgtgtgtcctgaaaAACACATGTAAGCAGGACAACTGCTAATGTTCAGTTTACAGACCATTTTAGGTTGACCAGTAACATCCACCCATTAAGTAGAGATGGATATTCTATGtaggaaaaatataaattagTTGAAAATTAGTTGAGTAAACTCTGTTACAAGATAAACAGCACTGATTAACTGTCGGTGTCTTGAATGACATTGTGTGTGAAATGACTGTTTAATGTACTTTCATAGTttcattgttcatgtttttcatctcggcatttcatgtctgtgttacAGATGAAAGCTGTGCAGATAAACCTGTATTCACTCCATCCAGACTGGTAGTGAAGTTTGGTGACCCAACCTCTGCCACGTGCTTGGCTTGTCAGCACGCTTGCCTAAACAATACATATGGTTTGGAAAACTCTGTGGGGAGCCGTACAAACAATGGAACCACGATTTCATGGAAGGTTAACAGCCTGACTGAATGGGATATACCTCTCATGTGCTATTAtactgataatgatgataaccAGTGTTGTAGCAAACTGCCTATAACCGTCTATCGTAAGTAAATTTGCTGTTGAACAAAAAATACTACTGtaacaattaaatatatataatcaaaataataaataaatatgttggaTAGATTTAGGTTTTTTCATATTGTCAGCTGTATTTCACCACCTTTATCTTACTGTTTGCGTCTCTCACtacatctctctgtttgtctccccAGAGCCtccaaaaaatgtcagtttcagcTTCCTAAATCACTCTGGGCCGATGACTGCAGGTCATCTGTACACACTGCAGTGTAACGTCCTGGAAGTTGCTCCTGTTGGTAACCTCAATGTGACCTTCtacagaggacagacagaacTGCACAGACTACAGTccaacaacacagaaaagacaGCAGTGAATGAGACCTTCACTCTGGATATCACCCCTAGTAAAGAGGATGATGGAGGAGAGTACTGGTGTGAAGCCAAGCTAGACCTGGGAGCTGAAGGACCACAGCCTCCTCCAGTGGTGGAGTCAGGAAAACTCACAGCAACAGTCTACTGTGAGTCTGACAACAAAATGGACACACATCTTATTTCTGAGACAGCTAGTAAAAGTTTTAATGtgacattgacaaaaaaaacacatgacacaaacacataactctttaaaaaaaagttttatttggtCATCATGTTGGCCTCTTTTGTATCCTTTACTTAAAGAGTAACATTTAAGGACggattcacagtttttcaagtttgtcttaaaacaacattcaggtgCCCAAATTTCCATTGAAAGacgttttcctcgctgtaatcattccttctgttcatactggccattcataatgcacttatattgatgggggccaaaatccacagtgtgtccacagtcattttgttcaaaaatcacttacattgtaaacgCAGTATGAAGGGattttctaatggtcagtatgaacagaaggaatgattacagcgaggaaaacctctttcaatgaTTATTTGGGCACctgtctgttgttttaagacagactggaaaaattgtgaacccgtcctctAAATAAATGTTTCCCTCTAATATAGTGAAGTAAAAGTATATGTTAGGGCCAGTACTGTGGTGTATATCTGCATTCATCTGTTTAAAGTTCAAAATTGCTTCCATTTCTCTGTAATGACATGTTTTGTATCTTCCCTCCCTCAATCAACACACAGATGAGCCTCAGCTAAAGGAGTCATCATATCCAGATCTGATCACCATCACAGAAGGAGACCGTCTACAACTGAACTGCTCTGCTGTGGGAAACCCCAGCCCCTCCTACAACTGGACGCTCCCATCAGCCACTGGTTCCCCCTTCAGTGGTGACATTCTCACTATAGAGTCTGTAACTTTGGAGCACAAGGGGCAATACATCTGTTCTGTCCACAACAACATCGGGACTGTCACTGTGAAGTTTAACGTGGATGTCAAAggtgagtttaaagttttgtcattttcagtcattgccctcttcttcttcttctacacatATTTACAATCTGCAACTATGCAAATTACTAATAATTCATATTAGGCTTTAAAATCTAACTTGTATTAATAGTTTAAATTGCTGAATGATTAGTTCATGTTTGTATGTAATCtatgttttttaatgagaaTGTTTCCATGGAGCcacaaaaatgacactaaaagGTTATCAGACGATTCAAAAATATAACTCAAGTCTCAGCACACATTttactattcatttattttctattttctccaAGCAATATTTCCCATTTGACTCTCCAAATGTCCAATTTTTAATTAACAATACAGATGATTATATAacatggtaacactttactttaagtccccttCATTAGCATTCACAAGctgtataaaaacaatatttgaaactaattttaagtgtttattaatgcaCAGTATTTGTCAGAAATTATGACttgtttcatattattattgctgtttCATATGGTCATTTACTATCTGCTTATACACCAGCGTCCCCTTGTGAATGCCCCTTGTGAAtggagttatagttgttgacagatacattaaatatttgtatCTGCCAACAACATTAtagtgttataaaccatttattagcTGTTAATGTACTGCttttaaatgctaaatagaGGGTGGTAAAAGTGTTACCCATAAAAATTCTAAttctatttgtgtttatttttattgttttaccacCATTATTACTACCATTATGgccatatttacatatttgctATCACACCTTTGTATACAATTATATCTTTGATGCATCTAAAAACCTTTTACTCCCTTTTGTCAGTTACAGGGCTCCATATTTTGCATCCAACAAAGTGttgttaatatataaatgtaaaaacactgggAGGTGATACAATACAGGGAACTGatcaaaagttttaaaagatTTTCCAAACAGCAAACATGACTGATGTCAGTCCCTCAGGCAAAGACGTTGGTTGGCAGCATCACAAGttaactgtatgtgtgtccacAGGTTTGCAGTTAACCACAGCCACACCGAACAGGAGTACCAGCAACCTACTGATTCACGGGTTTACTATGTGTCTCATGCTGTTATTCTTTGCTCTGGTTTGAGTTAATTCCAGGGGAATTTAAGAGGCAGTTTGTTTTCAGAACAACTTCATGTAATAAATTGATTCAAAAGAATATAGTTGGGCAATAAAAGGTATTTTATACATGGCCTTTATATCTAACATCTGATGTCAATACAACTTGTTTAGCTATTACGCAATGAGAAGGGGCTGTAAGAATGCTTACTTTTTACAATTATCCTGGTGTTTAAGTAGTAAAGGGCTTTACCTTATATGTGAGCaatgtttaaaggggacatataatggtttttgtgattttctgttatttttacactgtttcaGACAGGGgatgaactgaggggctgcatgaagagccagtataagataaataaagagttttttgaactgtaaataatgcaaagttATTCCAGTAGGtctccagaatataaatatagacttggaaatttgcatgatacgtccccctTGATATATGAAATGATAGTTTCTGCTTTCCTACATATGCATGTacagaatatactgtagtaaTTGATACATTAGAATGGCTTTCTTATTGAAGAGCACTCGGAGTAGAATAGAGAGttgagtctacagccatgctaacgGTTCTGTGAGGCAGTAGGTGCAGCTGTACAttgtgctaaatgctaacgtcattAACGTCTAACAGGCTCACAATGGCAATGCTAATATGTTGATGTTGAGCAGGTATAATTTTTACTGTGTATACTATCTTAGTTCAGCATGTTAACACGCTAACTTTTGCTGTAATTagaactaaacacaaagtacagttgaggctgattGGAACAGGAAtcgttttgcaggtatttagtcgtaaataaatgtattggaCAGATTTTGACTGGCTAACGGTATAGTTAAAACGTTGATATTGTGCTACTCAGTCTAGTAGATGTTGCGATACTTCACTGAAAACCACACATGTCAATTatatggtggtgctagaggaaaggttAGGGATCACCACTGTCATTGGGATACATCTTGTGTGCACAGTAGATTTCTGTACttaatttcatggcaattcatccaatagttgttgagatatttcagacCAAAGTGGCCGACCAACCAACAGGTTATGGCTTGGCAAAAATCACTGTTTAAGAGCTGTCaataaatgttatattattgccataactgtgttttctgttttgaaatTGAATTCTTTATTGACAATGCAAAAAATATATgacacatataaataaataatatatgcaCAGCCTCAACCAGGAAGCATCATATctttgtacagtatttgtcaaaagaataaaacacaataaagcccaagagcttatttccattgtggtcctttctgtgtgttatgttgtgacattatgtttatattttattaaattaaagccACTATTTGCCCTTTTCCATTGGCACTTGTGGCCACGTCAAACTATGCTGCATTGATTTGCATTTCCATTACCATTTTAAACGCACTGATTCTGAGTTGTGTCCTAGATGGACCATCCCCGAAGTCAGGTCAAAGTGCACCCAACCTGCCTCCGAGCGGGTTGCGGTGACGTCAAATGGGCTTTGTTGATATTCAGTGACGATTCAGCTTCCTCTTCTAGGTCCATTTTGTCATCCTGCCTCTATTTTTCAAGCAGTAAGCAGTAGATGCCAAGCAAAATCATAGCAACAGCCTTAAAATCCATGAAGACAGTTGAAAACACACCTTCAAACAGGTAGCCCTGTTATAATGGAGATGGAAATCCCTGCTGCGTCACAGCGAGTCAAGCCAAGCCAGCGCATGTATGAAAAAGGGATTTAAGTGTaggatttgaatattttctaaCTCTGGCGCCTCCCAGTGGTtgcatcaaaacacacacaaagcgaTATGACCAAGGGGACTCTAAGATGAATGCAGTGCACCAGTTTTCCCTGGGATTGTCTCGCTTTTCTACAAATGGAGACTTGTGCCATCAGAGAGATTTTAAAGATGGTATAAACACGTACAAATTCTATAGGTTTTGGctttaaaaacagtattttttccatttatgttCATGTACATCAACAgttaatataaataaagctttaaatgtGAATGAATTCCCCATTATTGATTCAATATCTCACTGTAGGCATACagtattcaatatttttcacacCGATGTCCTCTCATTGAAAGGTTGAACACTTTGATGCAATACTAAACTTTTAGCACTGGAAGACAGGTGCAAATTTAATAATTGCTTACAATATTAACAAGAAAGGAATGGCAATTTACAGTCTCCAATTCACATGACTTGCATGTCTTTAGCAGAAAGGGGGAGACCAGAGAATCTGAAGGAAACTCACAAAGGAAGAAGGCTTGCTGAAGAGGAAGCCATGATCATGAGCTTGTGAGgcaacacattaaaatgtcacagGTAAAAAGTATAATACGTACAAAAATGTACCATAAAAGTGTATCAAAAAAGCCACACAACTCATTGTCTTCGGTATAAAAACAATGGAAATGGCAAAGTTATGAATTAATCAAGACTAAACATGGAACTGGAGGGCTGTGCTCCCAGTAATCCAAGATGTAGCTGCTACAGGATTCTCAccacattcaaataaataactgaacaCAAAGCAGGGTGGGAGTATTTATTTCTCAAATGATAATATTCCCTTAACATTTACTGTGAGGATTACACAACTCAAAAAAATCATTCTGccttttgattttgatataacagaaaacaagaaaaactacatttaaaaatctaattataCTAATAGCCAGCAGTAATGTAAATAATTCATTATTTCATGAAtttaacagaaaagaaaaggtgaCCTGAGGTCACGAAATAGAAGTGTATCAGGGCCCTTCAGTACCCCCAGAATACTTCTGGGTCTGAtgataagttttttttttagatcattTGAGGAAGTAAAAGATAAGAAAAGGGGAAAACCTTGTGTTTCCGGTGCACTGGTGCTCAGCTTTCGCAGAAAAAAGAGAGTGGACTTAAACTGCGCAGTTTGACTTTCACACCCATCTGACCATCTTTATATTCAACAGTTTTAATACCAGACTGAATAGTTGCTTCACAAGACTGTTTGGAAATGATGTTTTTCCGTGTCTTACTTTCAATCGTGTCTTTGATGACTTCTCTGCGAGGCTTCCATGTGTTCAGTTGTGGtaagtaattaaaaaacatttaaaaaaatttgtTAGTCAAGTGAAAAACTCAACAATACACACTGTAGGCCTTCATATGATATGCTTATAAattatgatgcattgttatagatgAAACTACCTATCATTATATTGAAGGTTAAAATGAGCTCCACCAACTACAACACTGAAATgccatattaatattaataataatcagatAATAATAACTTCAGAACTTCAGAGTGTATCAGGCTGCAAAGAGAAATAGTGACTGATGGATACAAAAAAGAATAATTGTTTTGGGATAAGTTGTAAtaacaaattttaaaatgttaacaaagCAGATAAATAAGCACATAAGCAGAGtcaatctgaataaaaacaatattacatCAAACTAATTTACATCTCTTTAATGTCTGTCTTACAGATGAAAACTGTGCAGATAAACCTGTATTCACTCCATCCAGACTGGTAGTGAAGTTTGGTGACCCAACCTCTGCCAAGTGCTTGGTTTGTCAGCATACTTGCCCAAACGAGTTATTTGGTTTGGAAAAGTCTGTGGGGGTCACTACAAAAAATGGAACCACAATTTTATGGAAGGTTGACAGCCTGACTGAATGGGATACATCTCTCCTGTGCTATTATATTGGCGATGATGATAACCAGTGCTGTGGCATCCTGCTTGTAACCGTCTATCGTAAGTAAACTTGCTGTTGAACAAAACATCACTGTAacaatttaatatatataatcaaaataagaaataagtaTGTCATATAGATTTAGGTTCTTTCATATTGTCTGCTGTAGTTCACCACCTTTATCTTATTGTGTGCGTCTCTCACtacatctctctgtttgtctccccAGAGCCtccaaaaaatgtcagtttcagcTTCCTAAATCACGCTGGGTCGATGACTGCGGGTCATCTGTACACACTGCAGTGTCACGTCCAGGAAGTTGCTCCTGTTGGTAACCTCAATGTGACCTTCtacagaggacagacagaacTGCACAGACTACAGTccaacaacacagaaaatacacCAGTGAATGAGACCTTCACTCTGGTTATCACCCCTAGTAAAG
Coding sequences within:
- the LOC137180065 gene encoding intercellular adhesion molecule 2-like, with the translated sequence MMFFRVLLSIVSLMTSLRGFHVFSCDENCADKPVFTPSRLVVKFGDPTSAKCLVCQHTCPNELFGLEKSVGVTTKNGTTILWKVDSLTEWDTSLLCYYIGDDDNQCCGILLVTVYQPPKNVSFSFLNHAGSMTAGHLYTLQCHVQEVAPVGNLNVTFYRGQTELHRLQSNNTENTPVNETFTLVITPSKEDNGGQYWCEAKLDLGPEGPQPPPVVESGKLTVTVNSSAYSNSCSTLIHSFSMCFMLLVFALV
- the LOC137180064 gene encoding vascular cell adhesion protein 1-like; this encodes MFSLCYAFLAVSLLDSLHDFHVSSCDESCADKPVFTPSRLVVKFGDPTSATCLACQHACLNNTYGLENSVGSRTNNGTTISWKVNSLTEWDIPLMCYYTDNDDNQCCSKLPITVYQPPKNVSFSFLNHSGPMTAGHLYTLQCNVLEVAPVGNLNVTFYRGQTELHRLQSNNTEKTAVNETFTLDITPSKEDDGGEYWCEAKLDLGAEGPQPPPVVESGKLTATVYYEPQLKESSYPDLITITEGDRLQLNCSAVGNPSPSYNWTLPSATGSPFSGDILTIESVTLEHKGQYICSVHNNIGTVTVKFNVDVKGLQLTTATPNRSTSNLLIHGFTMCLMLLFFALV